In Hoeflea ulvae, one genomic interval encodes:
- the ccoN gene encoding cytochrome-c oxidase, cbb3-type subunit I codes for MKYAFETIAVGIGAFLALLGVAFAKDDQFEAHMWVLFVVLLAGTVLLLRRVNFSPVTAPSADDTSGYFDEVVRYGIIATTFWGIVGFLVGVIVAFQLAFPDLNIEPWFNFGRTRPLHTSAVVFAFGGNALIATSLYVVQRTSRARLFGGNLAWFVFWGYQLFIVMAATGYLLGITQAREYAEPEWYVDLWLTLVWVAYLVVFMGTIIRRREPHIYVANWFYLAFIVTIAMLHIVNNLAMPVSFLGVKSYSLFAGVQDALTQWWYGHNAVGFFLTAGFLGMMYYFIPKQANRPVYSYRLSIIHFWSLIFLYIWAGPHHLHYTALPDWAQTLGMVFSIMLWMPSWGGMINGLMTLSGAWDKIRTDPIIRMMVIAVAFYGMSTFEGPMMSIKAVNSLSHYTDWTIGHVHSGALGWVGMITFGAIYYLVPKLWNRPRLYSMRLVNWHFWLATLGIVVYAAVLWVAGIQQGLMWREYNDQGFLVYSFAESVAAMFPYYLLRAIGGLMYLAGGIIMGWNVWMTILGHERNEVPIPGSEPAMQPAQ; via the coding sequence ATGAAATACGCTTTCGAAACAATCGCCGTGGGCATAGGCGCCTTTCTGGCGCTGCTCGGCGTGGCTTTCGCCAAGGACGATCAGTTCGAGGCCCATATGTGGGTCTTGTTCGTCGTGCTTCTGGCGGGAACCGTGCTGCTGCTGCGGCGGGTCAATTTCTCGCCAGTCACCGCCCCGTCCGCCGATGACACATCCGGCTATTTCGACGAGGTGGTGCGCTACGGCATCATCGCCACCACATTCTGGGGCATCGTCGGGTTCCTGGTCGGCGTCATCGTCGCCTTCCAGCTGGCCTTTCCGGACCTCAACATCGAGCCCTGGTTCAATTTCGGCCGCACACGGCCCTTGCACACTTCCGCGGTGGTCTTCGCCTTCGGCGGCAACGCGTTGATTGCGACCTCGCTCTATGTGGTGCAGCGCACCTCGCGCGCCCGGCTGTTTGGGGGCAATCTGGCCTGGTTCGTGTTCTGGGGCTATCAGCTGTTCATCGTCATGGCTGCGACCGGCTATCTGCTGGGCATCACCCAGGCGCGCGAATATGCAGAACCCGAGTGGTATGTCGATCTGTGGCTGACGCTGGTCTGGGTGGCCTATCTGGTGGTGTTCATGGGCACCATCATCCGGCGCAGGGAGCCGCATATCTATGTGGCCAACTGGTTCTACCTGGCCTTCATCGTCACCATCGCCATGCTGCACATCGTCAACAATCTGGCGATGCCGGTGTCGTTCCTCGGGGTCAAGAGCTACTCGCTGTTTGCCGGGGTTCAGGACGCACTGACGCAATGGTGGTACGGCCACAATGCGGTCGGCTTCTTCCTCACCGCCGGCTTCCTGGGCATGATGTATTATTTCATTCCCAAGCAGGCCAACCGGCCGGTCTATTCCTACCGGCTGTCGATCATCCATTTCTGGTCGCTGATCTTCCTCTATATCTGGGCCGGTCCGCACCATCTGCACTATACCGCACTGCCCGACTGGGCGCAGACGCTGGGCATGGTGTTCTCGATCATGCTGTGGATGCCCTCCTGGGGCGGCATGATCAACGGCCTGATGACACTCTCGGGTGCCTGGGACAAGATCCGCACCGATCCGATCATCCGGATGATGGTGATTGCCGTTGCCTTTTACGGCATGTCGACCTTCGAAGGCCCGATGATGTCGATCAAGGCGGTCAATTCACTGAGCCACTACACCGACTGGACCATCGGTCACGTGCATTCCGGTGCACTCGGCTGGGTCGGCATGATCACCTTCGGCGCGATCTACTACCTGGTGCCGAAACTGTGGAACCGTCCGCGGCTCTACTCCATGCGGCTGGTCAACTGGCACTTCTGGCTGGCCACGCTCGGCATCGTTGTCTATGCGGCGGTTCTGTGGGTTGCCGGCATCCAGCAGGGCCTGATGTGGCGCGAATACAATGATCAGGGCTTCCTGGTCTATTCCTTCGCCGAATCCGTGGCGGCGATGTTCCCTTACTACCTGCTGCGCGCCATCGGCGGACTGATGTATCTCGCCGGCGGCATCATCATGGGCTGGAACGTATGGATGACCATTCTTGGCCATGAGCGCAACGAGGTGCCGATTCCAGGCAGCGAACCCGCCATGCAGCCGGCACAGTAG
- the ccoO gene encoding cytochrome-c oxidase, cbb3-type subunit II, with product MSLLDKHGIIERNATLLMVGSLVVVSIGGIVEITPLFYLENTIEKVDGMRPYSPLELAGRNIYIREGCYTCHSQMIRPFRDEVERYGHYSLAAESMYDHPFQWGSKRTGPDLARVGNRYSNEWHVEHLKEPRSVVPESIMPSYSFLATTPLKVANVTADLQANLAVGVPYTEDMIANAKADLMGQSDPDADTSGIEERYPKAKLGDFDGNPAMVTEMDALVSYLQMLGTLVDFSTYDEASGYR from the coding sequence ATGTCACTCTTAGACAAACACGGTATCATCGAGCGCAATGCGACGCTGCTTATGGTCGGTTCGCTCGTGGTGGTTTCCATCGGCGGAATCGTCGAGATCACGCCGCTCTTCTATCTCGAGAACACCATCGAGAAAGTCGACGGCATGCGGCCCTATTCGCCGCTGGAGCTGGCCGGGCGCAACATCTATATCCGCGAAGGCTGCTACACCTGTCACAGCCAGATGATCCGTCCCTTCCGGGACGAGGTCGAGCGCTATGGCCATTACAGCCTGGCGGCGGAATCGATGTATGACCATCCGTTCCAGTGGGGATCGAAGCGGACCGGGCCGGACCTGGCCCGCGTCGGCAACCGCTATTCCAACGAATGGCATGTCGAGCATCTGAAGGAACCGCGTTCGGTGGTGCCGGAATCGATCATGCCGAGCTATTCGTTCCTGGCGACGACACCGCTCAAGGTGGCCAATGTCACCGCCGATCTGCAGGCAAACCTCGCCGTCGGCGTGCCCTATACCGAGGACATGATCGCCAATGCCAAGGCCGACCTGATGGGGCAATCCGACCCGGATGCCGACACATCCGGTATCGAGGAGCGCTACCCCAAGGCCAAGCTGGGCGATTTTGACGGCAATCCGGCGATGGTCACCGAAATGGATGCGCTGGTGTCCTATCTGCAGATGCTTGGCACGTTGGTCGATTTCTCGACCTACGACGAAGCATC